gcaattattacattttaatgaagaaaagaaataaaaatcattgaatGGGGCATGAATGGATTACGCGAGCAAGCAAACTACGGAAACACCTTCTTCGATCGTATAATTAATATTGTCGGTCTGCTCAATAATACAAATACAAACTGCtaattgcagaaaaaaagtaaatgggTTTCCAGTTGGATTTCAATTACGATTTGTAATTCGTTTTATGCATAAATTTTAGCTGGATTAGATCATCATCTTCAGCTGCagagacaatttttattatgggaaagtttatttttggcaggtgtatttttttttcttaatttcaaaatttttcaggaaaaaataaattattttaaataaattttaatttattttttttaaagatattttaaaatagaaatttaattaaagtttaatatttttttttaaatttaattaattaatttacttttattaatttatttaaatttttaaataattttttttaataaattttttaaataaattaaattataattaattaattataaattaaatgattttttccattagtttaataaaaatttaaattaaaaaaaatatttaattaaacaattttttacatttatttttgattttttatttagattaaataatttttcattaattttaaataaacaaaattacaataaaaaaaaatctaaaatttttattatttttttttttgcaacaaaatactttctatatttatttatcataaatgTAACCCGCATCTCATGCACATTTTCTCTCGCTCTGTTCCGCACAAGTAAAAGGCATTtgaacaagaatttttgtgaaaggattggcaaaaaaaaaccaaaatcgAGGTTATTTAAggttaaaacatttaaatttatgtaactCTGAAATTCATTGCCGTTAGTGCCGTTTGATATTTAGAAGATGCGATGATTTTTGCGcattttttatctcattttacACAAACCGCTTCAAGtgtttttgcaatatttattgttattgaaaaaaataataataaaaaagcaaaaaaattattattcaaaaaaaaaactttttccttcaataacaaaatttatggctatttaaatcataattaCCAAAAATAGGAAGCGAGTTCGGTGAAATTATTTACACTTTCCAGCGAGCAGCATTCGGACACTGAACCAAAATTGGaagtgttaaataaatatttgttagacGCACACTTTTCCCTTTCTACATacctacattttattttttttttcttttaaatattactcAACATCGCCGTTTATGACTTGTGTCGAATTTTCGACGgttgataaacaaaaaaaatacattttttacatgattttcGACGAAAATGATGAATCAACAGGTGGGAATTACTgcatttcattaataataaattaaacaaataaaattcataaactttcattcaacatttattcttttatttttgtttaatttattcattcataatattttttttaactttaaattcgtcaaaaattgaatggagaaatttatcaataacaacaaaaattcatgataattaatacaaattttttttttctcagaaaaataaaaatccggaCGCCCACaagcgataaaaaataataattagcaTCGGATGTTAGAAAAAATGTCCATCAATggtgagagaaagagagagacatttttgtgacatgaacaaaaaaatttaaaaaaaaatcttccgcATAGGTacattaagattaaaaaaaaaaaaaccgagttACAAAAAGGAGGAGGAAAGTATTTGCAAACGCAAGAGACAACAAGAAAGAAACAAGAACcaaaaacaacagaaaaaaataaaacaaaaattgagaagagaaattacaacaaaactaCAACACACTTTTTACTTTGaacctgttgttgttgtcttgtTCACTTGCTTGCTTACTTGTCGTGCATGCTCGAGCTGGACTTgccttcaatatttaaaaagttggtAATGTGTAAGATACgaagtagtaataataataataaactgagAAACtggtttattttatatcaacgACACATCGAGAGTGTGGTTTTGGCATTTTGTACCacatttgtacttttttttgcttttcttgtGACCTTATCTATCAACATTCATTGAAATTGTTAAAGTCACAGCAAGAATTTatcagaaaatcaatttttggctCACGAAAAgagatttaaaaagatttaaattttttctttgctaaAAACCCGACAAACAGCTTTCTGGACGCcacaaaataagcaaaaatcaTCAAGTTACTTTAACAGTTTAAGCACCATTTCGCCATTTCATGATGTGACAAGTTTTTGAGCAAATATCATAAAGAGGTgcgaaaaatatgagaaagcaagttctttaataaaaaaataagagatttGGGCAAAAATCGTTCAAGTAAGGTAActattaaaaacaacaaaataaacatttacatgaaagaattttaaataaaaaataaaattttaattttattgtaattttttaccacatttcataagttttttcaatttggcGTTCTtgacaataattatttttttcttcaaaaatttatttttttttatactaaaaaattctgtttaaaatctttaaaaaagattattttgtaataaaaaatattttaattttttttaattaaaaatttaaataaataaaaaaaaataaaaaaaatataatttaagaaaatatatatattttttaaatttcttatattttataaaaatctataaattattgtttttaaaaaatttaaaattaatttttctaaattatgattgttcttaattttatttaaatttttttttttattttttattattaataaaaattaataaaattagttttaataaaaaatttgaaaactgttttttttaattattaaattttttttaataaaaatatttaaaaaagttttttttaaattattctttcaatactttgataatttaaaaaaaaactttaaaaaattttcatttcagtaAAGTTATTTGATGATGCAACAACAAACCGAAATAAGAAAAGGGAGTGCATTCctcattttttcttaacttttttcaatgaatgcaaaaaataaactttatgcAAATGCATTTCAGGTAAATTTCatgattgtttttattttattttgttattccaAATATTCTTTTATGTTTAAAGGTACACGTCTCGTCTTCatcaacataataataaataacaataatgagcATATTTAGCGACAAGACATGCAAAGTAATTCCTGAAACTCGCctctttcacaaaaaatcgtaAGTAAGTGCACTTTCGACTCAAAGACTGACAAAAAAGCCATTCAATGCTTTTgtctcatgcaaaaaaaaaaaaaaaaaaattacggcgTGTCTCTGATTTACATGTATTTATCAtgttgtcaatattttttgtgtcgaaTGAATTGAACCTTTGTTTCTGTCTTGAAGACGACGCGTCGATGTCGACGGAAGACACACACatgaaataaacaagaaaatagaggtgtttgacactttttttctttctcaatTATTATTGCCGTGTCTTATATGCTTCGAAAAAAATgcgtataataaaaaaaagtaaatatagcCGGCAAATTATAgtgtttgtcgtttttttataactttacaAACtgtaagaagaagaaaatatatGCAAAGGAGTGTctctttggaaaaaattgtgtgtgatATTAAGTGTTTTATATCCATCCATCGAAGATGTTTAATCTTGGGCGATAAAAATACTCATCATCGTCGAATAGCTTtgaaagcttaaattttttgatggaacgtgcggtctaaaataaaaataaaaaaaatattttaataaaaggtcTCTTTGATGTTGTTACTCAATTTGGATTTGGCAAAGAGGAAGTCGTTCGTTCTTTCACATGgaagaaatttattgtattcaaattttattggttttttgtGGGACATCCATCGAACGATTACCGTTCTCTAATGGCTCACACAAATCATACTGATGAAGTGAAACTTGAtgcaaagataaaaattataaaaaaaatttaatgtgaaaCTCAATATACTTCAAACCTGTCGACGACTCGTCAAAAcacttcaaaaactaaaaacaattacttttgtgtgtaataattagaaatcgtcgataaataaatgacaagtggcagttattaattaaaaggtGAGGTGATGAGAAATTActcaatgttattttttagagGAAGTTCGTTTAAAACCgttactttttgaaaattatcgaatatattttttatagattttaaatttaattttttttttattttaaattttgtttagtctttatttcatttttaaaaaaataaaaataattgtaaaattaattaaaataataaatgtaggttaaagttaaaattttaatccctgCACTTTTTAAAGGCTTAACTCAAAATGACAgtgaaaatgcattaaaataaatatattgaaatttcacaaaaacaaaaatcacaaatcatAATTCtttctgtcaaaataattttattgactgtgaatgatgcattttttaaaaaaatatcgatttccgatgaaattatcataaatacttaaaaagtccatgagaaaattatatttatagcaacaagaaagaaaaaagtgtgGAGAAAGTGTAACAAGAAGCATACGCAGACGTTCCTTGCATGCATATGTGCAACAGACTAGAGAGCTAAAATAGATGGAGTGGTCACTATATACTTTTAAACGAACATATTTGTAGGTACAGACATGCacgtttaaaaatatgcaCGTTTGTTATGCATTTTTGTTTagctttcaattttcaaagcaTGTGTTATGaactttttacttaaaatatttttaactacaTTGTTAGAAACTCCATGGCACTCCAactcgattattattattgctattgCTATTAGCGGCACACAAAATTGTGCATTTTAACTCGTTGCTGCTtggaaattaacattttaaattttttgaagcattAAGGTATTTTTcgaatgcattttattttattttatgtactgAAAAAGtatgttataaaatattgtcGTATTATATTGCCCgtttgttttcaaaataaataaaatacagttTCACAAGAGATTTATCTAGCACATATTCTCAAACTCACatttattgtaataataaatatctcTCTGTGTATGGTGACAATAAagactttcaaaaatatttattttataagctTGTCTTGTTACTTTTgtgtatttgttatttttttttaagtttaaaaaaaattaaatatttttgtaaatttttttttcgcactaaaaaaataaaataaaattttttaaaattatttcatttgaaaatccTCCCAAGATAAGTCTATGGAGAGATAAGGCGAAAGATattttagtaataataatgcgaTTATCATTATGAATAATATGATGGTTATGCAAATGAGTACAATCATCGTATGTATGGTTTTTAAAGCGCGTTCTCTTTAAAACTGCTtttagataataaaataaagaatgaaaaatttatgcattattatgaaactttttaatcacCATAGTAACGGATAAAAACAAGACAATTTATGGAACTGCgcagtttttttgtgtgtaagcTGCGGCGTCTGACACAAATTATCacatgtttatttaataaaaaaaaataataataatgttattaaTACATATatgaatataatatatatctaATAGATCGATGCTTTGAACAGCttgtttttgtaataaattattttttttcgtacttgTCTTAAATTGATTGACaagctttatttattattttttttatatatattacaaaaataaaaaaaatattagaaccactattttacaattatatttttttttaataagaatttattattatttattatttttttttttaatcattagaacctctatttttaattaatttttttaaattaatttttttgattaatttttaaaaaatatttttttaattaatatttaaaagaattttttttcaaaacacatcctcgatttatttttttttttattattatttaatattacataaaatatttattagaacctccattttattattatttttctaaattaatttttttttattaatttttaaaaaataatttttttaattgttttaaaaatttatcaaaacacgatttttaattattttttttatatataatacaaaaaaaaaatattagaacctccattttacaaataatttttttttttaataaaatttttttcttaagaatttaaaaaaaaaatcaaaacacatcctcgattatttatttattattatttttttttatttttataaaaaatttcttgtttaataTTCTTCTTATATCTTTTTCTAGTTATATGCATGTTATTCATGAGAGACGCTTATTTTTGTCTTGTCTTgactattaattatttttgaaacgtatcccattcaattatttttgtctcgaAGTTAAACATATAAAACACACATGAGTAACTTGGGGCAGAGAAGAAACGATGATAAcactaaagaattttaatacttttataatatttatcataataatattatatatacatACACTGCGTTTCTttatattcgttttttttatctttataaaaaatatccaaCGTTAATTTAtctcctgatttttttattatttatttttttgtatctccAGAATCTTCGTTCTATTTTGTTCTATATGTTACACAattcacagttttttttatatatattttaattttttttattattttttgattcacaataaaaaaaatcttaaatcctttattcaataataattattttaggtCCACATGTAATGTAATATATATCAAAGGATTTGTATATGTTGTGTATAGTGTACACatgtaaataatattaagtTTCAGATCGAGCAGCAAAAATATGAACGTCTACTTGTACCAACGTCTAAACATTTACTAACACcttttcgaaaatgtttttcaagagAAACCTGTCTACATTTACCTTTTTACCTACCTGTTGCTTCGGTTCACTCGTACCCGTCGTGCCTgccataataataaacatatgTTTAAAAGTTTGAGCGGCATACCTACACAGCAAGAGACACACAATTGTATACCGAAAAATATAGTACAACGCGTCGTTCGGAGAGTTGGAGAGCTGCTGCATAccattgatattattttttttatctctatcGATACCCGGCCTGTGTGTATTGTTGTCATGCATGTTAGTTgtacaattttatgaaatataagGAAAAAACGTAGAACAACAAAACTACAggtatttatattattattattttgaatgaagCACCGTTGGCGGGCGGTAGTTGGAACAAAcctttggcaaaaaaaaaaattaaattcagtgAATGACTTTTGAAGGCGAGACAATAAATTCCAGAATTCTTGTCTCCGCAAATGtcgaacaattattattaataataacaaaaaaaaaataaatttagatcagATAACTTCTTATATGTTATTATTCTCGTTTCGAgcaatttgcataaatattgtaaaaggAGAGGCATTGCCAGTTAACGTGCGTCTGTGAAGCACACAAATGTGTggtaaagtaaatatttttgcttattaaaatagaaaatatatatgttgcttagctaaatatttaacttgcACAAGGCATGATGTATgtcgtttttttcttattttttgtttgtatattaatttttcttgctaTGCGCACTGGACTTGCATCTTACACAgatttacatatttattacTTGACTGCTGTGTTGATTTTACAAACTGTACCATTAATATACTTCACTTGATTTgcatgttcatttttttgtttttattttgcttctaAAAGGAAAAtgcaatgagaaaaaaaaattttaatttaattaattttttatcaaaaaaaaaaaataaataaataaaataaaataaaataaataaaattaaattaaattaataattaattaaataaaaaaatatattaagaaaaaatatttcattaaattattttaaaaaataattatctttctttcatacaataataataaaaattttttcttcgttttccaaataaaataaaaaaaattaaattaaaaaataaaaaaaaatattaaaagtttttgttaattaagaatttatttttaatatttattaaattaatattaaaattatttttgaataatttagtattaaaaaatttaaacaaatattaaattatattaatattattactgaatttttcaataataaaatttttgtttgttttgctattaattttttattttgttttaataaataaaacttgatatattttttttaaattaaaaaagtttaattaaaagtcaaatatattttaattttaagtttaaaaataaattaaataaaaaaaaaacattttaattgaaaaaaaaataattttttcataattatttattttgaattaaatttttttaataaaataaattttaaataaaaattttataaattttattaaaaattaattaaattaactataaaataaatttttaatcatattaaaattttaactttaacattttttctcattgctttagccttctaaaaaaaataaataaaaatatgttgaaaaattgcaagCTACTCCATTCTCACTCAACTAACTCGcgagatatattttttaaaacaaatattttgtgacaTTTCATTGTGCACTTGCTCGAGATGGTCATATCACGGTTAATGCGACCCAATTAATgttgtcattattattattacatctaAATATATTCATATGTGTAGTTGTCATGAATTGTTATTACTGGTCTAGTTattgtaacaataaaattttatgtttactaATAAGCATGTCTTATTACCTTTTAAAGATCGCGGCGTACGTGAATGTCGATATGGTAAggttaatttatgaatgattTATAAGCTTTCTTTGTTTTGCATTTGCTCAGACATTTAACAAGTGTACCAACAAAAATGCtcataatttttgacctaatgaTGAGGTTGTTTGACTTACAAAGTACGTGACGTGTGAAAATTCCCCATCTGcgtttaatgaattttgatttatttacaagTAAAAGTGATTTATCATACAAATGACCATCTTCGAGTTGCTTTTTAAGTctgaaagttgtttttttctcttaattattatttggattttaattaaaagcaaaaatttaatggcaaattaataaataaataaagttaagaGGTCATgatcatttttcacattttttttaatggctgTGCTGAAATACGAATCTCATAaaggtaaaatatttgtaatcgCTTCAATTATAACTTGAAATTCaggataaaaattacaaataaatttatctcttgattATGCACAAAATAACATTATAAACCTGTGTTTTGTTGTATAAATCGCAGCATGTGGCGCAGTAGCAATGCAAAACGGTTGTTGACTGTATGTCGCAATAAACATGAAATTAAATGTTCTCGAGACTTGGTGTGTCTAAAAAGTtgcatggaaaaattttcatatataattTGCTTACTTATTGAATATTTAGCTGATCCTTttcaatacgaaaaaaaaacttctagaATAAACACACCTTTTATATTATGTGCATACGTGAAATTCCAatcatttttatactttacAATTGATATTGTATGCTATTTATTGTCAGCAAGTATAAATAAAGctcttttttctatttattgttACACCGAGTAACAGGTTGTTAATAGATTTTCAAATATACGACGCGAAGTTATACAAAAAAGTATAACAtcattgatttaaatattatggAAGTTGATTCAAACaaagttgtaaatttttgtacatttattaattttaacttaacaaaacttgtttaaaataatcaccAATTTTGTTGCCTAACTTTATCGTTAATTTCCGGACAGATAGTACTCAAATTGAAATTCGTTAAGGAGTTGCTTGTATTTTGGCTGTGACTGTTGTTATTCCcgccattattattactactgtTCAAATTGCTGCTCGGAAGGCCTGTTACCAAATTCTGCGATTGTGAGTTCTGAAGTATGTTTTGTGAATACGAACTATTCACATACGAGTTTGTGTTACAACTATTTGGATGCATCGAGGGATACGGTTCTGTTGGCGTACTTTTCCAATCGTGCGTCGAAAAGTAACTCAAAGATGGCGTAACAGGAGGCACGGGGAAATCATAATTCATGATGAGACTATGATGCGATGTCGAAGAAGGAACGTGATGAGATGAAGatgattttgaagattttttatgagatgTTGATTGGTTGTTAGAACGAGATGAAATGGTATCCATGTTTGTTGATAAAGGATTGATACTTTTGCTTGAGGATGAAGACGAAGCTGATGGTTGGGTATGCGAATAGTAATGTTGCTTCTCAGGCATTTCATGATGCGGTAAGAATGAGTTCATGCTGTTGCCTAAACTGCTTTGATGGTAATCGAGAGTTGGCGTTGGATTGTTTGTTTCTCCAAATGTGAACGGTTGAGATTTGCTAAAGTTGTGATAATTTTGCGAATTGTTGGAAAAGGAGTTATCCACAAATGACGTAacataattttgtttgaagaaCTTGGGATCATATCTCGTCGTCGAATAATTGTATTGATTCTCAGCTGTTGGCTCCATTGCGAACAACGGATTATTTTGATTTGCGCTCTCACCTGAAGTCATTGCATGACTTGATTCTGTATGCCAAGATTTGTTTTTCGATCCGTGTCTTGGATTGATCAGAGATTCGGCGGAATAAATGTTCGATTTTGGATTGTCGTAAGGATTAATGTCACTTGAAAAGGTATCAACTTCTCCTTCTTTACGCCCTGAACTTTTGCGTTTCACGCATTTGTCGTTGGTTGGTACAGTTGTTGACTTATTAGTACTTGATTGATTGATATCGACCAATTGTCGCACTGAAAAGCTGTTATTTTGTTGTGATTCGACATTATTGCTTATTCGTTTAGATTCTTTTGTAGCAGAATATGATGCGTTGTATGACGATAAACTCGAAGATTTTGTCGGTGTCTCAAATATGCTGCTTGGGCGACTTGAGTTTCCTCCGGATAAAGTATTCAATCCTAATTCTCCATGTAAGTTAGGGAGAGtagatgaaaaacattgattTCCGCCCAAATGTTGTGCATCTAACATTGACATTCGACTCGGAGACCATGGAAGATTTTCTTCACCCGGCGGATGAGCAAAGTACAAATCTGATGTTTTACGGTTGATTTCAAAGTTTGAAATTGATGATGAATAATACGAATTTTGGTTCATCGTAGAAGACTCGAGCGATGGAAATAGTTGAAAATCATTCGTACTTGGCTTGATTTCAGACGAAGACATCCAATCGACATCATAACGCGACGACATTTGTGGTTGTTGGGTTGAACTAATTGAAgaacttttcacatttttgttagAAGTTGTTTGTTTACTTCCAGATGGCAATTGTTGCTGCGATTGTTGAGGATATCGGGCACAAgatgaattatttgaaaacacGGGTTGATTGTATGTCAACTTTTGAACGACATTCGATTTCGTACAACTTGGAGCATCTTGACTCAAATAGAAAGGCGTATCGTTTTCCTTGTGATTGTCATATTTGGAATTTAGTCGTGCAATTGAATGAGaagtaacattttttactGTGTTGTTTTCCGTTGAATAATAAGTAGAACTTTTTGAAGTGAACTTTTTGCACGGCTCTTGTATATTTGCTGCTTGTGCCGGAAtcatattttgagattttgttCCTGACGAAACATATTTCGCATGGGACTTTGCAACACTTGTTAAAGAAAACGTGAAATTGGTTGACGGTTGATCAGCATAATATGGTCTTTGAGACTCATAGCTGTTAGAATAACTCgatgaaataatattatttggaTGTTGATTGTTATAAAGCTGCTGTAAACTtgtatttgaatttgaatagtATCCGCTGTAATTGATATTTCCTGAATATGTTGAAACAGACATTGTATAAGTCGTAGAAGAAGTAGAAGTAATATTTGATTCAGAAACAGCTTTTGCTCGTGACTTGTCTTGGGATGCCAAAGAAAGTGCGAAATTTGGATAGTTGTTTGACTGACTAGTTATCGACAAggcattgaaattattatcaaatgaAGACGTTGTTGGAATAAGCATCGATTCTGCTCGTCTATCCATTGAGCTATGTTCATTTGGTATTTTATGTTCACTTTGTAACAGACCTTTTCTAACTTGAATTGTTTCTCTTGGTTTTGTTTCAGGAAGTTTTTCAATTACATTTGATTTTTCTATAGATTTATCTTTGGAAGCGATTTCTGCAGGTAAGTTCATTAATGAGCTATTCTTTGAACTGCATTCTAAATCTTTATCTTCCAAAATTTTGCCCAGATTACTTGACAAGTTTGTATCATTTGCATCGATACCCGATAAAATATTGGCAGTAAGAAGTGAAAAGTTATCTATATCCAAGTTACTGATACCACTCGTGTCATTAATGTTTGATGTATCTTGTGCATTTAACAGTGA
The sequence above is drawn from the Culicoides brevitarsis isolate CSIRO-B50_1 chromosome 1, AGI_CSIRO_Cbre_v1, whole genome shotgun sequence genome and encodes:
- the LOC134828184 gene encoding uncharacterized protein DDB_G0283357-like — its product is MKRKKKDEEDGKEPKPKKYKKKIENPEKKRARYVYDNKANNGKVWEKNRRDRLNTTFDDLSLLLPPKDPPGKMSKVEILVAAIKEIGDLRKKLQDLDQNVSYDKTEQIKVIPEIKDVACNTDFEDKENLIKPKIVHKKIQVNMLKKKKKKILPAESNELNVSSSETQTSEVTKNDENPTVDSNKTSEPNSMALVPFSASSNSVESVQTSSIATSHLSTTMRMTPALISTPIMTPSLFISNYPFVVSQIPQPVLIVNNKTEVNTTVNKVVTVASKSANGRVPLPPLKKTVAVKKIPRKKRILKKKVVKEAENQNSSNEQASNRENMENKSQTETGKDQNSMEKEIKINTEIITVNRKQEDFPKESEQVVNKPLEEIPLPITPLPISSGKLIERLDSNSSLLNAQDTSNINDTSGISNLDIDNFSLLTANILSGIDANDTNLSSNLGKILEDKDLECSSKNSSLMNLPAEIASKDKSIEKSNVIEKLPETKPRETIQVRKGLLQSEHKIPNEHSSMDRRAESMLIPTTSSFDNNFNALSITSQSNNYPNFALSLASQDKSRAKAVSESNITSTSSTTYTMSVSTYSGNINYSGYYSNSNTSLQQLYNNQHPNNIISSSYSNSYESQRPYYADQPSTNFTFSLTSVAKSHAKYVSSGTKSQNMIPAQAANIQEPCKKFTSKSSTYYSTENNTVKNVTSHSIARLNSKYDNHKENDTPFYLSQDAPSCTKSNVVQKLTYNQPVFSNNSSCARYPQQSQQQLPSGSKQTTSNKNVKSSSISSTQQPQMSSRYDVDWMSSSEIKPSTNDFQLFPSLESSTMNQNSYYSSSISNFEINRKTSDLYFAHPPGEENLPWSPSRMSMLDAQHLGGNQCFSSTLPNLHGELGLNTLSGGNSSRPSSIFETPTKSSSLSSYNASYSATKESKRISNNVESQQNNSFSVRQLVDINQSSTNKSTTVPTNDKCVKRKSSGRKEGEVDTFSSDINPYDNPKSNIYSAESLINPRHGSKNKSWHTESSHAMTSGESANQNNPLFAMEPTAENQYNYSTTRYDPKFFKQNYVTSFVDNSFSNNSQNYHNFSKSQPFTFGETNNPTPTLDYHQSSLGNSMNSFLPHHEMPEKQHYYSHTQPSASSSSSSKSINPLSTNMDTISSRSNNQSTSHKKSSKSSSSHHVPSSTSHHSLIMNYDFPVPPVTPSLSYFSTHDWKSTPTEPYPSMHPNSCNTNSYVNSSYSQNILQNSQSQNLVTGLPSSNLNSSNNNGGNNNSHSQNTSNSLTNFNLSTICPEINDKVRQQNW